The genomic interval AAAACAGCAAgataaatgtttcttttaatgtatatAAAAGCAATAAATAGTGCTTATGGCACCCAGACACATTGACATGGAGACAGACACACTAAAGGTTACTGGAATGTGAGGAAAGCAAAGTAAATCTTCACACGCACCATGAAGTATTGTCCAACATTTACTTAAAAATCCACAAAAAACTTTCTTTACTATCATCTTTAagattatcctttcttttcactattGAGCAGAAGCAAAATGCAGCAATTTTTCGTGTGCCAGCAGAACAcagaatataacaataataaaacccATCTGTATATCACACCACAAGTTGAGGGTGACATGTGGGAGTGGTGCCAGCCCAGCCAGGCCAGGGACAAGCAGCTACACATCCTCACACCCTCACTCACACAACTGTTGCCCTCACACCATAACCTACACAACCACAAGGCCATCTAATAATTTCTCTAGCATATTTCTtggttacatttttatttttggcaACTCCTGAAAATGCTTCAGCTTTCAACATTTCTGTCTTCACCAACCAACTTACAtctaaataagaaataataatacttggaaaTGAACAGCTAAAAATGACTTGGCTTGGAATGATTCTTGAGGCATCAAAGAGAAGCATCCTGAAATGCAAGCAGCTTCATTACACCATGGGCTGATAACTCCCCTTTGTAACATATTATGTGCTGGGGACTCCTGACACACCCTGCACCTCTTCCTGCTACCACTGTGCTCATCACCAGGGCAGTGACAAAACTAACACCAAACTGTAGCACTAAAATGAAAGGTACAGGCCTTGACATGAGAAGATTAGTCACTTAGTCAAAACCAAACAGAATTGTGAGGTCAAATGGGGCCATAGTACAAAAATTAAGCCACATACATGATTATCTAATGCAGAGTTGGCCTGAAAGTCTCAATATTGATCCTTTGTATTATGGAAGAGTGGATTGTTTAGTGTACTCATTGACAGGATAGGAACTGCACAGCTAGAATCAGGGTTCAGCTAAGGAGAACTCTGTCCTCTCATTGGTGAGGAAACAAACaccaaagcaaaaaaataatggaggaatGTATATATACTACCCTATAATACAAGCAaagactgtaaaaaaaatatccttactTAGATCACATGTCTTATCAGCACTGAGAAGTTACCTAATCTTCACCGAGTCTATCACTAAGGAGTATAACACAGTGGTGGACGAATCTCATCTGGTTGCCCAATATAACTCTGCACCTGACAGCCTGGCATACCACCACCCGTCTCCCTGGCAGGTGACGGAACTGTGCTGGAGGTGTGCCTGTCAACACTCAAGGTAATTACAGTACAGCATCTTCCTTACTAAATGAGGCGAGATGTTTGACgcagaaagaaaggagtgtttAGAACCTTACGTACCAGTACCaaccttagttaccaaaaaagatTTATCATTACAGTACAGCATCTTTCTTGCTAAATGAGGTGAGATGTTtgatgtagagaaaaaaaaggagtgttTATGTACGAACCTTAGTTACCAACCAGAAAGATTTAGGTAGAAATTTTCTGCCATTAAAACTACAGTGGACTAGATTACTAAGATGAACTAGCTACATGCTGTCATGATGTTCAAGGTTTGTTAGTGGTGATAGAAAAGCTACTTGAAACCCACACTAATATGTACGTACCGCCTTAAAAACACTACCACGAAAGTAAGGCTGGAGCACCACTACACACTTCATAATTAGGTACCTTCAAAATGAGAACAAAAGACACATACACTATACTTGCTACACAAGGCAAGTGACTAATCTGATTGTAGTGTATCATGAACAACAACGAACAACAATGGAAAGGCCTCAGTGCCCACCGCAGCAGTTGATCAGCCCCCTGGAGGAGCAAGAGGGCCTAGACGGGCTGAGTAGATGCCTGGGCACTAGCAGCCGGCCTTCTGGATCTGTATCAAAAGCAACTACAGATTCCACTAACAGCTTTGTGCAGGGCTCTCTAAGGCATTGCTGGCTCATGCTAAGGTCCTAGGCTGGCTCTCACAGTTAATATCACAATGCTCTGAAGAGGTGCTTTGGTCCATACAGAAAAACGCAGTGGAAAATACTAATCAAATGCAGCCAGATGGTTCACAAAGGATTGTTGTATTGTCCTGGGAGACTAACAGGGCTATCAAGGTCAGTGGGACATGTCATGGGCTGATAATGATGCAAAAACCAGAGTGGCCATGGTACACTCTAGTCGACTCTTAAATCTAAATGACGCTCACAGCTATGAGGCAAAAGTGCAGGCTGGACTTCACGCATACTGAATCTCAATAGAAGTTTCAGTGAAAGCAGATTCTTATGTAGTAAATGAAGCAATAGTGATGCTACATAAAGCTATCACCCAAGTTGAGGAAGTTTGCCCAAAGTTAACATATTGATTTTTAATTACTACActctgcatacacacacacacacacacacacacacacacacacacacacacacacacacacacacacacacacacacttcacaggGTTCAAGCATACAACAATATAAATGTAAAGATTGGCACTCATCACCCCAGCAGATGTGATTCACACAGTCTGCTGATTGCACTGCTTGTCCtgcagatagagagagaaatttcgtGCAATGTTCTGGGGTTGTTGGACAGAGAATCCATCATCCCAGCTCCATAAgtacaaataacaataaactgGAACTAATATACTATGAAAAACGAACACTTTTTCCTTGAATGTGAGATGTATTCCAAGCCACTTATGTTCAGCAAAGAGAGCACGAAACTAAGAGCCTGAAGCTACCTTGTGCTGCACcatgaatagaaataaatattggaaaaaaaacccTCAGTTTCACACCAGTCATGGAAAATAATAGCTACGTAACTACTCTCTGATGCACATGTAAAAATTCAACGACTGCAAACAGAAGCCAAATAGCTGCAGGGTTCCTGTTACCACACCTATCGCCCATCACCACAGGGGGTGTGGGTTGAGCCAGGTGACGGGTGGGGACTCCGAGCCACCTCATCTGGACAggttggaggtggaggtggctgaggtggaggagatgggaggggagtcTGAGGTGGTGTCCTCATCTGGGGGAGCCAGCTGGTACAGAGGagcaccacacatcaccaccaccgctgcgtCCTCTCGCTCCATCCCTCGCAGCTCTGTCACCAGCTTGCCTGAGGTGGTAAGTGCAGGAAAGAGCTTACTATTTTGACAGGAATTAGTTAGCTGATAAAAGACCTGTCAGAGGCTTATGATAATCAGGtgattatgtattttttctgaaactggtttatattttcttattataaGTACAGTAAGTATTGGTGTCTGATAAAAACTCAATGTGACAGGATGACTATGAGGTCATTATTCTTACAGGAATTACAGTTACCTGAGAAAAACCTGTAAATAGCTAATGATGGACTCAGGTGATTACATATTTCTCTGGTTTATATTATATTTCCTTATTATATGAGTATGTACAATCATTACTGCAGTTTGGTAAAAGCCTCTATGTAACTTATGGTGAACACAAAGCATTTCACATTCTCCTAGTATTAGTTTAAATTTTCCTCTTATAATGAATCAATTGTTGAACCTTATGAAAGACTGGAAGTTTTGCCAGATAAGACTATAATGTTAAAAATGTTGCTAATCTGATGACCCACCCAGTGTTGCTGCAGAGGTCTGGCCCCAGGAGTGCAGGAGTGTGGCAGTGGGGGAGTGTTGGGAGGCACCACCACTTGTGTCCAGGGAAGGGAGGAGCTGCTGCAGACCAAGCTTTACTGccaacacacacctgtaatGCATCATTCTCATCTCAGTTAACTATGCATGTgctaacagctcactaatatGTTATCTTGCCATCTTCCTGCAAGTAAGTAATATATGTGTAAGTGTAGAAGGCTTAGAACCACATTCCCAAACACTTCAGCATTTTATCTCAACAAGGAGCCTCtactggaagttattagggtttacaagattttcatgattctaacaAGTTTAACAAGAATGTTGAATtatcaatgaagaaaaatgcCCATAAGAATCTCACTAATCAACTCAGTGGCCCTCACAAAAAGACCTAATGAGAGAACATAGCATttacaaataaaatcttaattACACTGAATTTTTACAACAAATAGATTCCATGACATACCAGTCAGAACCCCTTGGATGTGGGGGATCCATGAGTGCTGCCAAGCGCTGGACAGTGACGGTGCAAAGGCTGGAGATGTGGACGTCACCCCCCACCACCAGGCTGGACACCACCTGTGAGGCATACAGTAAGGGATGCAACACAACACTCCATGGGGTCAGGATGATGTCAGAATAAACTTGGATCCACTAATGGGGAGAGTCCAGGTCACCCAAGGAattatattgtttctttttgttttcatcttgtttgtAGGTAGGCATATAACAAGCCTTATTTTTCCATCTGTAATCTTTCTTGTAATAACATGAATTCATATCTTGAGACATTGAGGAGATAATTGTAAAAGTTACACATATTTGAAGAGACAAGCAACTCAGGATCAAACTCACAACAGGACACTCAAGGGATGTGACTATTAACCAATCAATGATAACCACCAAGGATTTAGTACAGTTTGGTTAACATGACTAaggagaaatagtcttgagaacccagcaaatcatctctgtggccttagaaaatagccatggtgagacagcaaagtgTTTCTAAATACAGACCTAACTACTTTACTTGTTTCTCTCCTGTGTGAACCTAGGAACCAATAGGCAGAGAGCAAAACTTACATCCTGAGAGCCAAAACAGACTAAGCTGGTGAACGTCTCCTCCTTCGCTGTAAGTGGGTTGGCAAGGGTGGCCTGCACACCACCACTAAGCAAGGCTGTGTAGATGTCAGCAGGAGGCCAGGCATACACTGTGGCAGCGTGTGTTGCCAGCTGCTCTGAGCTCAACACGTGTTTCTCCAGCACCAGCCCAGGACACATCTCAACCAACACCTGTGGTACAGAAGTACTTGTATGAtggtaagaacataagaacattaacTCATAACTCCTACCTTTTTGTTGAAACTTACTTAAAAAATTTTAACTAATCCCTCTTTATAGATTTTGTACATATAAAGAGCAAAGATAAATACACAGCATAACCAAACAGTAAGAAGTGGTTGTTGCTTAAACTCATCAGTTTCAATGCTATCCGAATCATCATGAAGCCTTCAAAGTCACATATgtgctttaaaagaagattacacaaattcatggatggaggctgataggtggaaacaggtaggtgtgtttcatacagggactgccacgtgtaggcctgatggcttcttgcaacttcccttatgaAGTGTAATCAAACAATGTACAAAGAAGACATATTCTATCTCAACAGACCAATGTGGATTCTCTTCAACAGCAAGCTGAGGACAATTCAGTTACAAGGAGGCTCAAACAGCTATAGAATATGAAATACAGATATAAAATTGAGCCTCATTAAAGCACTAGTAATTCACATTCACACAAAAACAATTCTCAAAGCCCAGAGATATTCACGTGCATGAAGATCCCAACACACCTGATCAATCATGGCCAGGAGGTCCTCCATGAAGAAGAAAGCAACAGGACCTGACTCAGGAGGCCCGCGCACCTTCAGCTCTATGGCCTCCCCGCCCTCCTCCACCGTGAGCAGAGCCTCCAAGGGACCAGAGCAGAACTTGGAGCCTCCACACCACTGGTAGAGATCCGTGTCTCTCTCTGGGTACTCCTGCCATGACCTCCGCAGCTGAACCTTCAAGACACAGTGATGTGTTAAATGGGATGGCCAAGGATGTACAGATCAGGTGGGATGGTCAGGTTAGAAATGGTAAGGTCAGTGTCAAGGTCAAATATGTAGCCATAATAGCACATGGATTAAGTAGGTCATATTCTactaatgtaaataaaaatgctatGTAAACTTTATAATCTCTAAGGTAATCACCAATGAAGTGTTATCTTATACAGGATAAGAGTAAGATGTGATGTAGGGTGTGATATATCCTACTAATGGAAATTAAAATGCTAATTAAACTGTATAATTTCTAAGGTAATGACCAATTCAGTGTTATCTTATACAGGATGCGctaagatgaggaggaaagagtggggTGTGACGTACCTGGAGGCGGATATATATAGGAGGCAGGATGTACTGTGTGGGTGCTGGGGAGCGGAGGCGCACACCCCCATACACACCATCAGTGTAGCGTGGGTCCACCTTCTCCCACAGGCCGTCCAGCGTCTCCACTTGGTTGAAGCACGGAAATTCATACTCTatttcaccatcattatcacactGTTGGATGAGAAAGTGGATGATAGTTTGTGTTGAACTATTCCTACtttattactaccattatcacACTAAAGAGTACAGACTGAAATGAGACGAAAATTGTGCATGCCATCCTGTTTAATTTTATGAGTGTAGTGATCTGCCTTACAAATGATACCATCCAGTAAATGGACAGCATATGTAGGTAGTGGCCATTTTAAacacttcttttcttgtttttatgtcTGCTTTCCCTAGTCTATTAAGGCTAGGACAGTGCCTTCTCCTAAACACTCTAGGAAGGATataaatctccctcacctgagTACAGAGGTGCAAGGCCTCCAGCACCTGCAGCAAGTCTAAAGCATCACACTCTGGGAAGCTCATCTGGAAGTCATCCACAGTGTAGCAGCCTGCCGGGAAACAGTAATtattaaaggagaaaagatcaTTCATCCTCAGACTGCCATGATTTCTCTTCAAGCTTAATATAATGGTCTGGTGCAAGTTTAAGTACAATTCTGAAGGACAACACCAAGAGTATAAGGAGTTCCAGTGTATTTAAAAACTCTTAGTGCTTAGTTTTACTTTTGCTCAGTAAAAATTATTCATGTATCATAATGTTATTATTGATGAAATGGCTAATACTGAAACTCAAACTCTCATGGCAAAGCACCAAgccttatcctccaattttgaaAAATCCTTTTGAcatttcttttgggactggcacatctgtgggcctttcttttttcactcctcttgctgcccttgaccagtgcccctcttacataaagataaataaataaaataaaataaaaagcaagtgTTCTGCGCCTCCTCCATACCTGTGACTCTGGCGTGGGCTGCATACTGTGTGGAGAGCAGGTGACCAATCTGTTGGTGAGTGAGCCAAGCTGGGTCCAGCACCACCAAATCTTGCGCCTCTGCCTTCAGGTACACCACCTCCCCCATCAGCTGCAGCTGCTGTACCACCtgcaccagacacacacacacttcaggaaATGCTCTGTACTTCAATCACACACCTACATACCTAAGTATGATGTGCTTAATGGATTTTGTCTGGAGTATGTATTGTTGAGAAAACTCTACATGGTATAAGCCTGTGTGATCAAAACacaacactgtgtgtgtgtcaattatTCTTTACCTGAAGATTAACACTTTCCTATGCTGTTAAAACAGTTCACtacttttttatgcatttcttatgccaggttagagttttccaAATAGCACATAATTCCCAATAGTACAAAATTCAACCAAGATCTTATATATGTTCCCAACACAGCTGTCATAAGGTTTTATAGAGCAGCAGCCAACTTCATCATAAGACTGGCTGGATAGATATCAGGAGTTAAACCACAGCAACCCTAGATAACAGTTTTATTCCATGGTTATATGAGAAACAACCTGTGCTCAAGCAAtaattaaaggaggaggaatgataacTAGTGAAACCTTGAATGGAGGCAACAGGTCCCTagtctctctcacctcccgAAGATGCTCCTCCCCAGCCAGTGGGTTGACTCGCTGATGGGTCACATCAACAAACTGAGGCCAAGACACAACTGGAAACTCCCCCAGCGAAGCCCTCCATTCTGCCAGGGTTGTCACCACCGCTCCTAGGAACCCTGTGACTCGAGGCACCCCCTGTGGGACCAAGACCACCAGTGATCAAGGATTAGGCAGGCACATACCTTTGAGCCCTCCATGTGACCCTGTGCTGTGAAGGTCGTAGGGAATAACCAGGAGTTTTTAATTTAGGAAGTGCTCAAGTGGGTGCAGCAAGAGGGGCTGTGCAATAATGACTGAGCCAGAAATGTGCTTGGTGATAAAAGGACCATAAGATTTAGAATGATGACTAAATAATATTaatcaaagaaaatattaatttccATTCCATTTTTAAACAATCATTGCAAACATATTTATCAGAATAGGTACTGAAACTCTGTTCAACATCATGACAGTATACTCGTATTACAAGCAAAACAAGGGATGGGATCATTAAAGGAATTTTGATAAATGGATAATTCAAAATGAAGTTATGTacacaacaataaaaagcaCCAGATATACAAAGAAACTTTCCATTAACATCAAACCTTCAGCTTCCATTACACATGAATAGAGGATATACTTAAGAGACAGTCAATCATAACTAACAAGAGGAGAACAGTAATAAGAAACTGACTAACCATTTAAGACTAAGTGGTCAGCCATAATGAATAACATCTAGATGCATACAACATATAGTGGGcctaaaataaacacaaaaaaacaagaaaaatatcatATTAAAGTgaatcaaacaaaacacaatcTCCATAGACCAAATCCTCAAATTACCAAATGGAATcagtagcaaaaaaaaagagtgtgaCAAATTTTCAAAACTCCTTGCCACATTGTAACACGCAGGTAACACACACAAGCCACATGGTCCACACGAGAGGGGAAGATGTGATTAGAGTCACCTATCTGTGGCGGTGGAGAGTGTGCCTGGTGGAGCTGGGAAGCAAGGACCATGCACAGGACTACCCACAAGCAACACTCAGAGACAGGAGCCTTGCTAGCTATGCCTGGAcactacacattttttttcaagggaCGTGTGAAAGCCGTGTGGGTGTGCATGCATCTCTCACACACAGTAAAAGCCACTGAGAATGGTGTAGCCATGTGAAATGACAGCGACTAGAGATATGTGAAGGTTTATAGCAGCCGTGGGACGTATCACTTCTGGCGTGTGGAGAAGATAAGGTTCTGATCCTCCGTGCAAATATTATAAAGTGACTGATGTTCTTTAGACTTTTCCAAATGCCATGGGATCAACAGGTTCCTGCATCCAGCTGTGCCGCTTGAACACACAATGGTAGATGAACTCTGGGTAATATTCAGACTGAGGATCTTCAGAACAGAGGGTGTCTTTCATATCCACAGAGAAGGTTCACCACTACCCTAACAAGCCACACTGAacattcaagtgtgtgtgtgtgtgtgtgtgtgtgtgtgtgtgtgtgtgtgtgtgtgtgtgtgtgtgtgtgtgtgtgtgtgtgtgtgtgtgtgtgtgtgtgtgtgtgtgtgtgtgtgtgtgtgtgtgtgtgtatgaaaataAGCATGTAAGTGTATATGTGTTGTCactgtgaatgaatgaatgcaagtgtgtgttccactgtgtgtgtgtgtgtgtgtgtgtgtgtgtgtgtgtgtgtgtgtgtgtgtgtgtgtgtgtgtgtgtgtgtgtgtgtgtgtgtgtgtgtgtgtgtgtgtgtgtctgcagctATCAAGGACAAGTGTCGTGAAGCACACTACTGGATATTGGTTACAGATATTTGTAGTACATTGCattgtgaggggagagaaggaggggggcaGTCACCTCACATGAGTCAGGCTGCAGGATTGTATAGCCATCCCCGCTTACTGCCGCACCCACAGCATACGCCACACTGGCCCCGCTCCAGCCctgcggcacacacacacatgcggaCAATACTTCAGTGTCCCACCACATGTGCGAGAAAACAGATGTCTCACCGCACCCCATGGTAACATTCACAGGTGCTTCAACAAAGGCCAGTACAAGATGTGCTTCCAGAAGACTTTATTTCCAGCATGATTCTCTCTCCCGGAAAGCAATATGAAGGAATCTCAGTTTGTCTACAGCCTGACACAGTGTTGTTGGTTAATGTTGAGTGTGTGGGGTGGGCAGGCCACAGCGACTTACCAAATAACCCCCCTCAAGCAGTCAGAGTGTGAGTGACTTGGTAGTACATTAGTgaggagaaaaatgttaatAGCACTGGTCTAAATATAGGTTAGTAAAGCATTCCTAAAAACATATTGACTCAATATACAAATGTAATTACTCTGAACTTactaaaagagaataaataactCACAATATGCAAAATATTCTTTAACTTTGTAGAATATAATAGCAAACTGATAACATGCTACAAATGAGATAAGACCAATATAGGTACTACTGTTGACATGCCAGATCTGCAGGTGGCTCCTTACAACCACCACTTCACAAGGATCAACACAAAAAATGGCAAGAGACACTGCAAGAAAACTGGTAACTCAAGTGTAAAATTATCCCATGACAGGAAGCAAAGTTCCTAGTAAAGACTTACACCCTGAGTGTTATCCTGGCCTGGGCTCCTCAGGTAACACTGTCATGCAGAGTGTGGTGTAGGACAATAATGCAACAACCAGAGCAGAATCACTGTTCTTAGTAAAAGTGAACCATGAAACAGTTATATTGGGTACAGCAAGATCATGCACTTCAGGATTTTACCATTTTGGGGGGATTAAATAATAAGGAAACCGATATCATTCATGCCAGTGTGAAGCATGAACAAATGAGaaatgggaaagggagggatTTAGGAGGGAACACCATTAAGTTTGTGGGTCATGAGGTACTGCATGACTGCCTTACTGAAACAAAAACTTATTCGGTCATCACCTAGCAGTGCTACCAACACCCTAACACTGAAGCCATCTGAGGCCCTTACAGCACAAACCTGCTGGCACACCAACACTGAGAACAGGGCACTGGAAGCCTTCTGATGGCCTTCCCTCATCACCGGCATGACTCCCACACTATCCTGCCCCTCACACTCTCATGGGAGGTTCTTCACATGCCGCAAGTGTTACCTGGAATTACCTAAATGGCCCTCAAGTTACCTGGATCCACTTGACTCATTTATCTACTTAAAAACAACCCTGAATGACCTGGTAAGATAAGTACACTTAACTGAAGGCTGTTTAAGTGACCCAAGCTGACCTGGCACACGTGACTTAGACTAACCTGGGTGACCTTGGCCTTGCAGTCAGCCAGGTACTGCTTGAGGGCCCGGGTGGCAGCTGATCCAGGAGCTGTGGCGTCCATCACAAACACTGTGTCATGCACCTCAAACACGTCCCCAAACAGGTCCAGCAGCTTCTCCTGAAGAAGAGTCAAGAGCTGGCTGAGTAAAAAGAAGGTGAAAGATTTGTATGTGTATCAGTATTCCTTGTGTTCCTCACagggattcacacacacattactcttCCTGATATTTCTTAGTGTGCTTGAAAATTAAGCTACTAAGTGCATCTATCTTCCTATGGTAAGGAACTGGTGGCTGATACCTGTTTCCATCTTCATGCTTGTTTTCATTTGTAACATTTCTTGTTGTTCACTATACGAGTGGAACTTTTTCTATAATTAGACaataattaactgactgacatTTAGTTACCTTCTacaacagacaaataaaatggTATTTCAGAGGATTAAAAATGTGTATTCATATAATAAAACTTGAACAGGAAACTGAAATGTACACTATCATTTGTTCTCTGGTTACACAGCTCATGCAGAACACCTAACATCTAAATTTCCTCACCTGCAGCAGATGAACCTGTGGAGCTACAAACTCCCCCTGAAGGTTGCGGTGGCACTGGGCCGTGTCAGCATGTGTGCCGACCAGAGCCACCTTAGCCGGCTTGCTGGGCTTCCCTCGCATGTCTGTAAGGCAAAGTTGTCAGATCATGGTTGCCTTGAAGAATATCCAGCACAAAGCAATGATAACAGCCTatcaaaacaaatacaaactACCTACTTCTAAAAAGTACAAAGAAAGCCAATTCTGATTACACACAAGCAACTATCAAAACAAATACAATCTACCTCCTTCTAAACAGTACAAAGAAAGCCAATTCTGATCACACACAACCAAATCTAAACTTCTCTTATTAAGTTATCATCATCCTCAGCCTCTATGATAACAGTGCAGAACAAAGGTCTCCATCAACCTTCTTTACTCATCTATAACAGGTGTCTATGAGGAGAGAAGActgattcattctctctctgtctttcaaaCATAACCACTGTAGTTCAAGTTAACCAAGGCATCTACTAACTGAGTGGTTCCATGGGAGGGATGCGGGCCTGCAGGAAGGACAGCCAGAAGGAGCACTGCTGGAGCTGCACATCGAAGGGCTGGTTGAGGGAGAACACCACCAGATGGACACAGGAGGTGTTGCCAATGAAGTGATCATACACAGGGAAGTATGCTTCATGACCTGAGAACTCCCACAAGGACAGCTCCCCAACCCCAGAAATGGTGACctgatgggaggaagagaatctCAGTAGTATACTCCCTCTACCTATCTGGAAACTTTATGGCA from Scylla paramamosain isolate STU-SP2022 chromosome 23, ASM3559412v1, whole genome shotgun sequence carries:
- the LOC135111998 gene encoding death-associated protein kinase 1-like isoform X5 — protein: MTTRSESRPQLLYSASHDDDAQSGGGKQERKGHSSPETEFEPLPTTTTTTTSTTSTPATAETNANGDGVSESKGDDENCVNGGGEGGGGGDSNEAAKTSDASSLVVAPSSGLQHHFCLEFPRAQLEKLEPELLKDSSFVLSAMVAAVEEGNLPGLEKLFTVAQNIDVNMANKHGESAIHLSCGLGQLDALRFLVKKGGGIEATDAQGDTPLHWAARQGHAHIIAYLIEQGAQINTQNKNGETCLHVACRYGHTMVVQNLCLCNMNIDLQDDHGETALHIAVWHGFPRIVHHLCSASANTELTDKESQTPLHVASGRGHVECVRGLVGSGACVDAQDAHGATPIHHALARHHIQTARILLHAGANTDITDDLGEAPIHIVAREGLLSLAQTLCAFGCCVDVPNKTGLYPLHLAAKHGHTELVRCLCLAGCTVEQKSREGILAEVSAMAQGYDDIADLLNRLRGEQQREEYIQQLIPSPASIPRIKVKFLGHSGSGKTALVDTLKTGYFSSFFRRSKSSTSTTSIGSVGKSSSTMKGHFEMESPLSSRQNSLTFEPCENYTKGIDVQQVTISGVGELSLWEFSGHEAYFPVYDHFIGNTSCVHLVVFSLNQPFDVQLQQCSFWLSFLQARIPPMEPLNMRGKPSKPAKVALVGTHADTAQCHRNLQGEFVAPQVHLLQEKLLDLFGDVFEVHDTVFVMDATAPGSAATRALKQYLADCKAKVTQGWSGASVAYAVGAAVSGDGYTILQPDSCEGVPRVTGFLGAVVTTLAEWRASLGEFPVVSWPQFVDVTHQRVNPLAGEEHLREVVQQLQLMGEVVYLKAEAQDLVVLDPAWLTHQQIGHLLSTQYAAHARVTGCYTVDDFQMSFPECDALDLLQVLEALHLCTQCDNDGEIEYEFPCFNQVETLDGLWEKVDPRYTDGVYGGVRLRSPAPTQYILPPIYIRLQVQLRRSWQEYPERDTDLYQWCGGSKFCSGPLEALLTVEEGGEAIELKVRGPPESGPVAFFFMEDLLAMIDQVLVEMCPGLVLEKHVLSSEQLATHAATVYAWPPADIYTALLSGGVQATLANPLTAKEETFTSLVCFGSQDVVSSLVVGGDVHISSLCTVTVQRLAALMDPPHPRGSDWCVLAVKLGLQQLLPSLDTSGGASQHSPTATLLHSWGQTSAATLGKLVTELRGMEREDAAVVVMCGAPLYQLAPPDEDTTSDSPPISSTSATSTSNLSR